The following proteins are encoded in a genomic region of Terriglobales bacterium:
- the rpsO gene encoding 30S ribosomal protein S15, producing MLARERKTDVITRFRTHDNDTGSPEVQIAVLSERIGQLTDHFKTHQKDHASRRGLLMMVSKRRRLLDYLKNYDSERYKDVIHKLGIRK from the coding sequence GTGTTAGCTAGAGAGCGTAAAACAGACGTCATTACCCGGTTCCGCACGCACGATAACGACACCGGTAGCCCCGAGGTCCAGATTGCGGTGCTCAGCGAGCGAATCGGTCAATTGACGGACCATTTTAAGACGCACCAAAAGGATCACGCCTCCCGCCGCGGTCTCCTGATGATGGTCAGCAAGCGTCGTCGCCTGCTCGACTACCTCAAGAACTACGATTCCGAGCGCTACAAGGACGTAATCCACAAACTCGGCATCCGCAAGTAG